GAGATACGGTGGAAACGGATTGCCGCAAGTTCATATTGCCGATCTGACCCGTGAACAAAAAAACGGTAATAATTTTCTTATAGGAAGTTTGCTTCAAAGAGAACTGAAAAAAAATCTCGAGAATGGTGAACAAAGCATCATTTTCTTAAATCGCAGAGGATATAATACTTTTGTGGGATGCCGCAGCTGTGGCTATGTTGTTATGTGCCCGCACTGCAGTATTTCGATGACGTTTCATACTGCTAACGGGATGCTGATGTGCCACTATTGCGGTCATACGGAAGAGGTTAAAACAGTCTGTCCGTCATGCGGGGAAGCCAATATCCGATATTTTGGCGCAGGTACACAGCGTATTGAAGAAGAACTGCATCATCTCTTGCCCGATGCACGGACTGTGAGGATGGATCTTGATACTACTAATTACAAGATGTCTCACGAAAAAATTCTAGGGGAATTTCGTGAAGGATTATATGATATACTCATAGGAACACAGATGGTCACTAAAGGACTTGATATCCCTAACGTGACCCTTGTCGGGGTCGTACTTGCCGATTTAATGTTATTTTCTGATGATTTCAGGGCTGCTGAACGGTCGTTCTCAATGCTTACACAGGTGTTCGGCAGAGCAGGCAGGGCAAAGCGGCCTGGGCGCGCTGTTGTTCAGACATATAATCCGGAGAATTCTGTTATCGGGATGGCAAAGCGTCAGGATTACAAATCATTTTTTAAAGAGGAGATTGCGTTTAGGAAACTGATGAAATTTCCGCCTTTTTGCGATATATATCAGATTTCATTCGTGGGAACTAATGAAGAAGAAGTAAAAGAATGCGCTTTTAAAGTGAATGAAAATATAGCTGAAGAGTTCAAGGTTACGCAGAGAAAGAATGTTGTGCTTTATAATCCATCACAGTCGGCAATTTTTAAAATAAATAATAAGTACAGGTATAAAATTCTTATCAAATGCAGGGGTGACGAAACTCTTCGGGCATTTTTACATAATTTGCAGACTTCTTTTTATAAAGAAAGTCGTTATAAAGATGTTTCTATGCTGATTGATTTTAATCCGCAAATCATACTATAGAGGTGAAAAGATGGCAATTAGAAAAATAGTTTTAAAAGGTGACGAAGTGCTGTCAAAAGTATGCCGTCCGGTTGAAAAATTCGATAAAAGGCTTGCTGATCTGATCGATGATATGGCAGATACGCTTAAAGAGTCTAATGGAGTTGGTCTTGCCGCTCCGCAGGTTGGTGTTTTAAAACGCATCGTAGTAATAGACACAGGTGAAAAGATGCTTGAACTTGTGAATCCTGAAATAATTGAAACTGAGGGTGAACAGCACAATCTTGAGGGGTGCCTT
The DNA window shown above is from Bacillota bacterium and carries:
- the def gene encoding peptide deformylase; the protein is MAIRKIVLKGDEVLSKVCRPVEKFDKRLADLIDDMADTLKESNGVGLAAPQVGVLKRIVVIDTGEKMLELVNPEIIETEGEQHNLEGCLSMPELYCITSRPQKVKIRAFDRNENLYEYEGEDLIARAFCHETDHLNGILITDVYTPLTEEELDAYLKREE